In Ignavibacteria bacterium, the genomic stretch TGAAACAAAGGCCTTGTTTCATCGGAATAGACAAACTTTACCATCCCATGCTCAAAGCCCGCCTTGATAACATTTACTGCCGTACCGCCGCCGCCTGTAGCCAGTGCGCCGGCGTTGCAGTGGGTTAAAACTACGGATGGAAACTGGAAAACCTCCAGCCCGTTTTGGGCAATGGCTTCACACTTTTCAATGTCTTCTTCGTGGATCTCACGGGCTTTCTTTATAAGGCAGGAATATACATCCTCCTCACTTTTTGAAGCCTCGAAGACCTCCGCAATTTCATTTAACGCCCAGAAGAGGTTTACCGCTGTGGGCCTGGTTGAAGCAAGCCTCTTTCTTGCCACCTCAAAGGTCTCCTCCAGGCCTTCGGTCTTTCCTTTCAGGCTTAAAGCCAGAGCGTAGGCTGCTGCAACACCAATAGCCGGAGCGCCTCTTACTTCAAGGCGCTCAATTGCCTGGGCAATCCTTTCGTAGTCGTCGGTTTTTACGTACTCTTCACTCAGCGGCAGCTTTGTCTGGTCCATAAAAAACAGGCTGTCCTCTCTGAATTCAACTGCCCGGATATTCATCTTTGCCATTTTAGTCGTCGTCATCAACTCTTGAAAGTTTAAGGAACTCTCTGAACCTGTCATGGACCTGAAGGTACGTCAGGTTTTCAAGCCCCTTGGTTGAGAATTTTTCAACGCAGAATGATGCCATTGCACTTCCGAAGACAACCGCACGCTTCAGGTTTTCAATGCTTATATCCTGTGTCTTATGCAGGTAGCCTACAAACCCGCCGGCAAAGGAGTCGCCTGCGCCTGTGGGGTCATAAATATTTTCCAGCGGATAGGCAGGAGCTGAAAATACGGTGTTATCCGAGAAAAGAAGAGCTCCGTGTTCCCCTTTCTTAATAATCAGGTACTTGGGACCCATGGCTCTTATCATGCGGGCTGCCCTTATCAGGTTCGGCTCATTGGCAAGAAGCCTGGCCTCGGAATCGTTTATTATAAGTACGTCAGCTTTTTTTAAGACCTTAAGAAGCTCTTGTTTCTTTCCCTCGATCCAGAAGTTCATCGTGTCGCAGATGACAAAACCCGGCTTTTCCATCTGATCCAAAACCTTAAGCTGAAGCTCAGGATCGATGTTGCCAAGAAGTATAAACCTGGACTTTCTGTATTTCTCGGGAATTTCGGGATCAAAAGACGCAAATACATTCAGCTCCGTTAAAAGTGTATCGCGCACATTCAGGTCGTAATGATATTTACCCGACCAGCGGAATGTCTTTCCTCCTTCAACAACCTTCAGGCCTTCCAGATCGATGTTGTGGTCCTCAAGCAGCTTTATGTGCTCCTTGTCAAAATCCTCTCCAACTACACCAACCATATAGACGGGCCCGCTGAAGTAACTGGCCGCTAAAGAAACGTAAACAGCTGAACCGCCTAAGGCATCGTCAATCCTGTCAAAAGGCGTTGCAACTGTATCGAGTGCAATAGATCCGACTATTAATAAACCCACTTACCTACTCCCTGTATTTATATTTGATATTGTGCAAAACTAAGCTATTATACAATCAAAAGAAACAAAAATTAACAGCTCTTTTTGGGGGATTTATGCTGAATTTTGTTGTTCCCACCGAATGTAAAAAGGCTGCCCTGGAAAAGTATTGGCGAGAAATGTATTGGTGAAAAGTATTGGGGCTCTTACTTAAGCCCTGTTTGCGGGGTTTTGCCAGCAGGCTGGAAGTTCCTGTCCCTGTATTTTTTAATGCTGATCTCTTCAAAGTAGAGGAAACTGTGCTCTTTTGTAAAATACTCACATATTATCTCAACCGAAGCCTTCTGCCCCGGCCAGGCTAAAAGCTCCAGCGCTTTTTCCTTGCTCACCCACTGGTACTCCGAGTGCTCGTGGGATATTTTTACCTGTGTACCCTCTTTTGCCATGGCAGCGAAGACCGGCACCATGCAGATATGGTTCCGCCTCCACGAGTAAAATGAATTTATATAAGGCACAAGCCACAGCTTTTCAGGAACAATCCCCGTTTCTTCTTTTATTTCCCTGAATGCAGTTTCAAAGGCCTTTTCACCCTGGTCAATCGACCCGGTGACCATCTGCCATAGGCCTGGAAAGATCTCCATTTCAGAGCGTTTTAACATCAAAAACTCCAGCTTGTTGTCCACTTCCCTGAAAATGTGAGCCTCAACCATATATGAGAGCACTTTCACCTGACGACTCCGAAATTTTACCTTAATATATGCTAAAATTCATCATTTGGCAAAACAAAGTGCAAATAAATCACTGGAAATTTTCCCATGGCCAAAACCGCTCAAAAAAAACACTTTTTATATTACTGATGATTTATTGTGTTTTTTCACCAAATTCTTCGTATATTTTGGTCTTTCATTTTTGGCCGCTATCTGATATCTTGACTGAATAAACGGCTTTTGATGAAACCATTCTTTAATGCGAGAATGGCGGAATTTGGTAGACGCGCTAGACTTAGGATCTAGTACCTAACCGGTGTCGGGGTTCGAGTCCCCGTTCTCGCACTAATTATTTATAGTAATAATATTAGCCCAAGAGGATAAATTGGAAACCAAAATCAATGTTGTTTCAGAAAGTGAACATGAACTGGAAGTAGTCTTAAATTATGACGAAATCCAGACTGACCTGGAAAAAGCTTATCAGGAAGAAAGAAAGAAGATTGAAATGCCCGGATTCAGAAAAGGCAAGGCCCCGATGGCTCTCATAAAGAAAATGTATGGCGATGCTATTGAATACCAGGCAAGCGAAAAAATTGCTAACAGAGTCTTCTGGGACATTGTTGAAGATCAAAAACTTAATCCTATCAGCGCACCTAAGATGGTTGACCTGAACTTTGAAAAGGATTCCAAACTGGCCTTTAAGATCAGATATGAGGTTAAACCTGAACTTGACGTAAAGGACTATACGGGTCTTGAAGTTAAAAAGATCCGTTTCGACGTAGAGGAAGAACAGGTAAATAGCGAGGTCAATTACCTCCAGAAAACCAACTCCACACTCGAAGACGCCAATAAAGTTGAAGATAAAAACGCAATTATTACCGTCGACCTCCAGAAAATGGATCAGGATGGAAAACCCGTCGAAGGAATCAAAAGCCAGGATATTAAAATTGACCTCACCGACGAAAGAGTAAACCCGCAGCTGGTTGAAAATGCAGTCGGAAAAAGCGTTGGCGAATCTTTCAGCTTCTCGTTCCAGGACAGCCACGAAGTTGAAGAAGAAGGCGTAAAGAAGATCGTTAACGATGATATTACTTATTCCGCTGAGATAAAATCGGTTCAGAAGGTAGTTCTGCCCCAGCTCGACGAGGAATTTGTAAAGAAAATTACAAAAAGCAAATTCTCAACTCCTGATGAGTGGAAGGATAATATTAAGAAGGGGCTTCAGGACTTCTATAACAGGCAGAGTGAGGACATGCTCGTAAATTCACTCTTAAATGACGTCGTAAAGAATAACGACTTCACCCCTCCCCACGGATTTGTTCACTCTCTGTTGGACAGAATGGTCCAGATGGAACAGGAAAGGGCAAAACAGGAAGGCGTAAAGAAATTTGATGCACACGAGGCACATAACCGCCTGCACCAGAGAGCTGAATGGACTGCCAAGTGGCAGATCATTATGGAAAATATCGCAAGAAAAGAAAATATTAAAGTTGGAGAAGCTGAACTCAGGGAACTGGCAGAAAAGGATGCTGCCGAGACAGGTATTTCAGTAGATAAACTGCTTAAGTACTATACCGACTCTAACAGGGGCGAAATCCTCTTAGAAGACAAAGTTATTGATTTTCTGAAAAAGAATAACAATATTAAAGAAGTTGGCGCTAAGGACTTAAACAATACTACTGAAGACAAAAAATAAAGAGGGAGAATGAAACCAGAAATTTTCAACCAGCTCGTTCCCTACGTTATTGAACAGACAGGCCGCGGGGAACGCGGAATGGATATTTTCTCTAGACTCCTTAGAGAAAGAATTATTTTTATAGGTACACCTATTGACGACCATGTGGCCAGCCTTGTCGTGGCCCAGCTCCTCTTCCTTGAGGCTGAGGACCCGGATAAGGATGTAAACCTTTATATTAACTCCCCTGGCGGAAGCGTTTCGGCAGGCCTTGCAATTTACGATACCATGAAGTACATAAAACCGGATATCGCAACCATCTGCGTCGGTATGGCAGCCTCTATGGGCGCTGTGCTTCTGGCAGGCGGCGCTGCAGGAAAACGCTCCTCACTTCCCCACTCCAGAATCATGATACATCAGCCCTGGGTGGGTGGACTGCAGGGACAGACAACCGATATAGAAATTCACGCACGGGAAATGGTCAAAACTCGCCAGGTGCTCTACCAGATACTTGCCGAACATACGGGCAAAACTATCGACCAGATCACTAAAGACTGCGACAGAGACTATTATCTTTCTCCTGAAGAAGCACGGGATTATAAACTTATAGATACCGTATTCGAAAGAAGAGTTCCCCTTGGTGGTAACGGACAGAATCAGGAAGAAAAAAAATAAAACCTTAAATTTGTGCTGCTTTATGAAAGGGATTGCAATTTTGCCAATCCCTTTTTTATTTTGTACCCTCGAAAACTTTATTATTATCCCTCCCAATATTATTGGGTACAAATAATTTTCCCGGAGACCTCATGAAAAAATACTATTTCCCTTTTTTCCTGCTCTTTCTTATTCTGAATTTACCCCTTTCTGCCCAGACTAAAGTTCTTTCTGTTGAGGATGCCATTACACAGGGGCGCGGCAGCCTTAACCCAAGAAAATTAAAACAGCTGGAGTGGATTCCGGG encodes the following:
- a CDS encoding sugar kinase yields the protein MGLLIVGSIALDTVATPFDRIDDALGGSAVYVSLAASYFSGPVYMVGVVGEDFDKEHIKLLEDHNIDLEGLKVVEGGKTFRWSGKYHYDLNVRDTLLTELNVFASFDPEIPEKYRKSRFILLGNIDPELQLKVLDQMEKPGFVICDTMNFWIEGKKQELLKVLKKADVLIINDSEARLLANEPNLIRAARMIRAMGPKYLIIKKGEHGALLFSDNTVFSAPAYPLENIYDPTGAGDSFAGGFVGYLHKTQDISIENLKRAVVFGSAMASFCVEKFSTKGLENLTYLQVHDRFREFLKLSRVDDDD
- the tig gene encoding trigger factor: METKINVVSESEHELEVVLNYDEIQTDLEKAYQEERKKIEMPGFRKGKAPMALIKKMYGDAIEYQASEKIANRVFWDIVEDQKLNPISAPKMVDLNFEKDSKLAFKIRYEVKPELDVKDYTGLEVKKIRFDVEEEQVNSEVNYLQKTNSTLEDANKVEDKNAIITVDLQKMDQDGKPVEGIKSQDIKIDLTDERVNPQLVENAVGKSVGESFSFSFQDSHEVEEEGVKKIVNDDITYSAEIKSVQKVVLPQLDEEFVKKITKSKFSTPDEWKDNIKKGLQDFYNRQSEDMLVNSLLNDVVKNNDFTPPHGFVHSLLDRMVQMEQERAKQEGVKKFDAHEAHNRLHQRAEWTAKWQIIMENIARKENIKVGEAELRELAEKDAAETGISVDKLLKYYTDSNRGEILLEDKVIDFLKKNNNIKEVGAKDLNNTTEDKK
- the mtnA gene encoding S-methyl-5-thioribose-1-phosphate isomerase yields the protein MRAVEFREDSLFFMDQTKLPLSEEYVKTDDYERIAQAIERLEVRGAPAIGVAAAYALALSLKGKTEGLEETFEVARKRLASTRPTAVNLFWALNEIAEVFEASKSEEDVYSCLIKKAREIHEEDIEKCEAIAQNGLEVFQFPSVVLTHCNAGALATGGGGTAVNVIKAGFEHGMVKFVYSDETRPLFQGSRLTAFELWKSNIPFAMNTDSTAAFLMQQKKIDLVIVGADRIALNGDTANKIGTYNLAVLCSYHNIPFYIAAPETTIDRKCPNGGSIKIELRGKGELTCFKEARITSDEYEVYSPAFDVTPAGLISGIITDKKLYKPPYNF
- the clpP gene encoding ATP-dependent Clp endopeptidase proteolytic subunit ClpP, with amino-acid sequence MKPEIFNQLVPYVIEQTGRGERGMDIFSRLLRERIIFIGTPIDDHVASLVVAQLLFLEAEDPDKDVNLYINSPGGSVSAGLAIYDTMKYIKPDIATICVGMAASMGAVLLAGGAAGKRSSLPHSRIMIHQPWVGGLQGQTTDIEIHAREMVKTRQVLYQILAEHTGKTIDQITKDCDRDYYLSPEEARDYKLIDTVFERRVPLGGNGQNQEEKK
- a CDS encoding NUDIX pyrophosphatase codes for the protein MKVLSYMVEAHIFREVDNKLEFLMLKRSEMEIFPGLWQMVTGSIDQGEKAFETAFREIKEETGIVPEKLWLVPYINSFYSWRRNHICMVPVFAAMAKEGTQVKISHEHSEYQWVSKEKALELLAWPGQKASVEIICEYFTKEHSFLYFEEISIKKYRDRNFQPAGKTPQTGLK